From one Caldithrix abyssi DSM 13497 genomic stretch:
- a CDS encoding ATP-binding protein, with translation MGDIVRFHVPCKIEYTNMVEDFSELISNYLMIDPDERKKIAQHLRAVINEVFINIVNHSNTSAIDEMVRFQFEMDMNFIVISIFDYGPGFQAESHYPPYPPYLLGKKYPLNRVLDGLVSYKILDPFTVSFIFEENIGSEIDFENKEHILRDHGLGLSIITKLMDQVTYSYLGEGRFDWKLVKQLSAFQTKE, from the coding sequence ATGGGTGATATCGTCCGTTTTCACGTTCCCTGCAAAATTGAATACACGAACATGGTGGAAGATTTTTCCGAACTGATATCCAATTATTTGATGATCGATCCGGACGAGAGAAAAAAAATTGCCCAGCATTTACGCGCGGTGATTAATGAGGTGTTTATCAATATTGTGAACCACTCCAACACCTCGGCGATTGATGAAATGGTACGCTTCCAGTTTGAGATGGATATGAACTTTATCGTCATCTCCATTTTTGATTATGGGCCCGGCTTCCAGGCCGAATCTCACTACCCGCCGTATCCTCCCTATTTGTTGGGCAAAAAGTATCCTCTGAACAGGGTGCTGGACGGGTTGGTGTCCTACAAAATTTTGGATCCTTTCACGGTTTCGTTCATTTTTGAAGAAAATATTGGTTCGGAAATAGATTTTGAAAACAAGGAACACATATTGCGCGATCATGGATTAGGGTTATCGATTATCACCAAATTAATGGATCAGGTGACCTATAGTTATCTCGGAGAAGGACGTTTTGACTGGAAGCTGGTCAAACAACTTTCCGCCTTTCAAACCAAAGAATAA
- a CDS encoding IS1634 family transposase, producing MFIKEVTKKNKGYDKTFVYHQLVESYRTEKGPRQRKLLNLGKLTIPKDQWKTLANRIEEIISGQTSLIEVDEQIEQLAQRYASLLIQNKLKQEKVEKKESPQETETIFTGSVKFRDARSIGGEYISLMMLRKLKFNELLKKLGFKEKDIKLAELLIVGRLVHPSSEWATLRWVKKQSAIDELLELDLSRLSHNKLYRITDQLLEHKDKIENGLVEQERLLFSLQEKIILYDLTNTYFESSRTSELKARGRSKDKRHDMPLVTLGLVLDEDGFPKESRLFSGNVSEPETLSKILDTIGGKVRKLIILDAGIATEENLQLITKRGHDYLVVSRSKPEIEIEENAFKEINHDQRHKVEAYLYRKDKELYLYCRSASRQKKEEAIRQFHQQRFEAELKYAAESLHKKRGTKKYPKVLERIGRIKERHAKVAYFYDITVEHHNGIVTEISWKIKDEQKMDDRFSGTYYLRTSRLDLTDREIWQLYISLTDVEDGFRSLKSELGLRPNFHQKDKRIEGHIFISILAFHVLISLQKQLHDAGVYHRWTTIRELLSVQQRVSVEMKTQKGDLLVIRDTTEPEAIHYLMAQAFKIKPKPLGMKKIRI from the coding sequence ATGTTTATTAAAGAAGTCACAAAAAAGAATAAAGGGTACGATAAAACCTTCGTTTACCATCAATTGGTCGAATCCTATCGTACTGAAAAAGGCCCAAGACAAAGAAAATTGCTCAACCTGGGCAAGCTTACCATTCCTAAAGACCAATGGAAAACACTTGCCAATCGCATCGAAGAGATCATAAGCGGACAAACTTCACTGATCGAAGTGGATGAGCAAATTGAACAATTAGCCCAGCGCTATGCCTCGCTTTTAATTCAAAACAAACTAAAACAAGAAAAGGTAGAAAAAAAAGAAAGCCCACAGGAAACCGAGACCATTTTTACGGGCTCTGTCAAATTCAGAGATGCTCGCAGTATAGGAGGCGAATACATCAGTTTGATGATGTTAAGAAAGCTTAAGTTCAATGAACTTTTAAAAAAGCTGGGCTTTAAGGAGAAGGATATTAAACTGGCCGAACTGTTGATCGTTGGGCGCCTGGTGCACCCCTCAAGCGAATGGGCGACCTTACGCTGGGTCAAAAAGCAAAGCGCCATCGATGAGCTTTTAGAGTTAGACCTTTCAAGACTTTCTCACAATAAACTTTATCGAATTACGGATCAATTATTAGAACATAAGGACAAAATCGAGAATGGTTTAGTAGAGCAAGAGCGTCTGTTATTTTCCTTGCAGGAAAAGATCATCCTGTACGATTTAACCAATACGTATTTTGAGAGTAGCCGTACCAGTGAACTCAAGGCTCGCGGACGTAGTAAAGATAAGCGTCACGATATGCCCCTGGTTACTTTAGGCCTGGTATTGGATGAGGATGGATTCCCCAAGGAGAGTCGTCTTTTCTCTGGCAATGTTTCCGAACCAGAGACTTTGTCTAAAATTCTGGATACGATAGGCGGCAAAGTCAGGAAATTGATTATTTTAGATGCCGGGATTGCCACAGAAGAGAACTTGCAACTGATCACAAAGCGTGGACACGACTATCTGGTTGTCTCACGCAGTAAACCGGAAATCGAGATCGAAGAAAATGCTTTTAAAGAGATTAATCACGATCAACGCCATAAAGTGGAAGCCTATCTTTACCGTAAGGATAAAGAGCTTTATTTATACTGTCGCAGCGCCTCAAGGCAAAAGAAAGAGGAAGCCATTCGACAATTTCATCAGCAGCGCTTTGAGGCGGAGTTGAAATATGCGGCGGAGAGTTTGCACAAGAAACGAGGCACGAAGAAATATCCCAAGGTTTTAGAACGCATTGGCCGCATAAAGGAACGTCATGCAAAGGTGGCCTATTTTTATGATATTACGGTTGAGCATCACAATGGTATCGTGACAGAGATCAGCTGGAAGATAAAAGATGAGCAAAAGATGGATGATCGATTTTCCGGCACGTATTATTTACGGACGAGTCGTCTGGATTTAACGGATCGTGAGATTTGGCAGCTCTACATCAGTTTAACGGATGTGGAGGATGGATTTCGCTCGTTGAAGAGTGAATTAGGCTTAAGGCCTAATTTTCACCAGAAGGATAAACGCATTGAAGGGCATATTTTCATTTCGATTTTAGCCTTTCATGTATTGATAAGTCTTCAAAAACAATTACATGATGCAGGCGTTTATCATCGCTGGACAACCATTCGTGAATTACTTTCCGTACAGCAGCGAGTAAGCGTGGAGATGAAAACGCAGAAAGGAGATTTATTAGTTATAAGAGATACGACCGAACCGGAGGCGATCCATTATTTAATGGCGCAGGCATTTAAGATCAAGCCCAAGCCATTAGGTATGAAAAAGATAAGAATTTAA
- a CDS encoding type III pantothenate kinase, with product MTRAFWFTRIWPASYMRWLQVKLLVGIKMLLAFDIGNTHTVVGLFKKEKLVNHWRLASERARTEDELAVLLHHFFEHAKIDLSSIYGVCISSVVPDLTEVYQYFARRYLNYEPLIVDATIDLGMKVLYKNPAAVGADRLCNAVAGISKYGKPCIVVDFGTATTIDCIDADGNYEGGIISPGIVTSIEALHLKAAKLPRVNFEFPEKMIGQTTEESIQSGIFWGSVFLIEGFVKKLKDELGKKTVVVATGGLAKKIVEYTEVIDYVDQYLNLEGMYLIYQRNRKSRQL from the coding sequence ATGACTCGGGCTTTCTGGTTTACGAGGATATGGCCGGCAAGCTACATGCGCTGGTTACAGGTGAAATTATTAGTGGGCATAAAGATGCTTCTGGCTTTTGATATTGGCAATACGCACACGGTTGTGGGCCTTTTTAAAAAAGAGAAACTGGTAAATCACTGGCGGCTGGCTTCCGAAAGAGCGCGAACCGAGGACGAACTGGCCGTATTGTTGCACCACTTTTTTGAACATGCTAAAATAGATCTGAGCTCGATTTACGGCGTCTGCATCTCTTCGGTGGTGCCGGATTTAACGGAGGTGTATCAATATTTTGCGCGTCGTTACTTAAACTACGAGCCGCTGATCGTTGACGCTACGATCGATCTGGGAATGAAGGTGCTCTACAAAAATCCGGCGGCGGTGGGCGCCGACCGGTTGTGTAACGCCGTGGCCGGAATCAGCAAATACGGTAAACCCTGTATTGTGGTCGATTTTGGCACGGCGACCACCATCGATTGTATCGATGCCGACGGCAACTACGAGGGGGGAATTATTTCGCCCGGAATTGTAACTTCGATCGAAGCGTTACATTTAAAAGCCGCTAAACTACCCAGAGTGAATTTTGAGTTTCCTGAAAAAATGATTGGTCAAACAACCGAAGAAAGCATTCAAAGCGGTATATTCTGGGGATCGGTATTTTTGATTGAAGGATTCGTCAAAAAACTAAAAGACGAGCTGGGAAAAAAAACAGTCGTCGTGGCGACGGGCGGGCTGGCTAAAAAAATCGTTGAGTACACCGAGGTCATCGATTATGTGGATCAATACCTCAATCTGGAGGGCATGTACCTCATTTACCAGCGTAATAGAAAAAGCCGTCAGCTCTGA
- a CDS encoding biotin--[acetyl-CoA-carboxylase] ligase: MIDSTNAHLLGLARDGAPEGTVVLSEFQTAGRGRKERRWFSSKGKNLLLSILLRPELEIEYAQKITLASAIILANTIDQYLKNKNLPPVDIRFKWPNDLLVNNRKLSGILAESILQDKKIVALVLGVGINLNEMPEERDPAIRDLAVSLKELTGADIDREDFLCLFLENFEKDYERFERTLYRQVIDEWKQRCNQFGQKVLLETPFGEQEAIVRDINDSGFLVYEDMAGKLHALVTGEIISGHKDASGF, encoded by the coding sequence GTGATTGATTCGACCAATGCCCACCTGTTAGGCCTGGCCCGCGATGGCGCGCCGGAAGGCACGGTGGTTTTGAGCGAGTTCCAGACGGCCGGCCGGGGCCGAAAAGAGCGCAGATGGTTCTCCAGTAAAGGGAAAAATTTATTGTTGAGTATTTTGCTGCGTCCCGAGCTGGAAATTGAATATGCCCAGAAAATAACCCTGGCCTCTGCCATCATTCTGGCCAATACCATTGACCAGTATCTCAAAAACAAAAATTTGCCGCCTGTGGATATTCGTTTTAAGTGGCCCAATGACCTGCTGGTTAATAATCGCAAACTAAGCGGTATTTTAGCCGAATCCATTTTGCAGGATAAAAAGATTGTCGCCCTTGTGCTGGGCGTGGGAATTAATCTCAACGAAATGCCAGAAGAGCGAGACCCGGCCATCAGGGACCTAGCCGTCTCTTTAAAGGAACTAACCGGCGCGGACATCGATCGAGAAGATTTTTTGTGCCTCTTTCTGGAAAATTTTGAAAAGGATTATGAACGATTTGAACGGACGCTGTACCGCCAGGTCATAGACGAATGGAAGCAGCGTTGTAATCAGTTCGGGCAAAAGGTGCTGTTAGAAACGCCTTTTGGAGAACAGGAAGCCATAGTGCGGGATATCAATGACTCGGGCTTTCTGGTTTACGAGGATATGGCCGGCAAGCTACATGCGCTGGTTACAGGTGAAATTATTAGTGGGCATAAAGATGCTTCTGGCTTTTGA
- a CDS encoding acyl-CoA dehydrogenase has protein sequence MSNSAFQPLTMLSEDEQMLFDSVKSFAEERIKPLSREMDEKGQMDSAIIKEFFEMGLMGIEVPEKFGGAESSFFMAILAVEALSAVDPSAAIVIDVQNTLVNNAILRWGSDQIKEKYLPQLCSSKIGSYALSEAGSGSDAFALKCRAEDKGDYWLLNGQKLWITNAAEAEIFIVFANANPEAGYKGINAFIIERDFEGFSVGKKEDKLGIRASSTCELILENCKVPKENVLGEVGKGYKVAIETLNEGRIGIGAQMIGVAQGALDAAVQYTQEREQFGKAIATFQGVQFQLAEAATELEAARLLVYNAARLKDAGQKFIKEAAMAKYFASQVAQKITSLAIDLFGGYGFTKEYPVEKLFRDAKIGTIYEGTSNMQLITIAKQLLS, from the coding sequence ATGAGTAATTCTGCTTTTCAACCGTTGACGATGCTGAGCGAAGATGAACAGATGCTGTTCGATTCCGTAAAATCTTTCGCCGAAGAACGGATTAAACCTTTATCCCGGGAAATGGATGAAAAAGGACAAATGGATTCGGCCATTATTAAAGAATTTTTTGAAATGGGGCTGATGGGTATTGAAGTCCCCGAAAAATTCGGCGGCGCGGAATCCAGTTTTTTTATGGCCATTCTGGCAGTGGAAGCGTTAAGCGCGGTGGATCCATCGGCAGCCATTGTAATTGACGTTCAAAATACTCTGGTAAACAACGCCATCCTGCGCTGGGGAAGCGATCAAATCAAAGAAAAATATTTGCCCCAGCTCTGCAGCTCCAAAATTGGTTCGTACGCTCTTTCCGAAGCCGGTTCGGGCAGCGATGCTTTTGCTTTAAAGTGCCGCGCCGAAGATAAAGGCGATTACTGGCTTTTGAACGGTCAAAAGTTATGGATTACCAATGCCGCCGAAGCCGAAATTTTTATTGTCTTTGCCAATGCCAATCCCGAAGCCGGTTACAAGGGAATTAACGCGTTTATTATCGAGCGCGATTTCGAAGGCTTTTCTGTGGGTAAAAAGGAAGACAAATTGGGCATTCGCGCCTCGTCCACCTGCGAGTTGATTTTAGAAAATTGTAAGGTGCCCAAAGAAAATGTGCTGGGAGAAGTGGGCAAAGGGTACAAAGTAGCCATCGAAACCTTAAATGAAGGCCGAATTGGCATTGGCGCTCAGATGATTGGCGTTGCTCAGGGAGCGCTGGACGCCGCCGTTCAATACACTCAGGAAAGAGAGCAGTTTGGCAAAGCCATCGCCACATTTCAGGGCGTGCAGTTCCAGCTGGCTGAAGCGGCCACCGAACTGGAGGCAGCCAGACTTCTGGTGTACAACGCCGCGCGATTAAAAGACGCCGGACAAAAGTTTATTAAAGAAGCCGCCATGGCCAAATATTTTGCTTCGCAGGTGGCGCAAAAAATTACCTCGTTGGCCATCGACTTGTTCGGCGGATATGGCTTTACCAAAGAGTATCCGGTGGAAAAACTGTTCAGAGACGCCAAAATCGGCACCATTTACGAAGGCACCTCCAACATGCAGTTGATTACCATCGCCAAGCAGCTTTTAAGTTAA